In Nostoc sp. GT001, a genomic segment contains:
- a CDS encoding glycosyltransferase family 39 protein — protein sequence MLYKLHFLQHIWRQIRLVASLPYFSLLVWILPLLLFTSGHNSLMAHDEGLYASRARLMFDSGNWIAPWETAHHKTPGPYWLIASFYKLFGISDTSARLPSMIAGIFSLWLVYEIGKIMIGKKLGWLAAAILSVEFLWLQYSRLSTPDVPMVLLVLLAILSLIKTELHPKYRYWWSFLAGLSLGLGFLVRSFMIFLPIIALLPYLIWEHRRHRHLTNPILYLGFFVSLIPTCVWLWLSSLHYGNNSFEELLKFVVQLGSEERESNGLLFYVWNIPVKAFPWAVFGLLGLFLTLRRPIPRYQLILVGFPLVLFVEISIFSTRLSHYSLCLYPFIALFASVGLNWLGNIYQTGIPPQFPLQKXXKKILNLFTINNLPRNLSYALGGLGILLVMASIGIFNWGSSDIRKYASIGLAMGLGWLILPVVWIARYQFNKKFLTARYWIAGWLIPCWLALAAIGSIGLLSDYNPGLKTFLQQSAIASILQSHPTYYVEIDAKTKVLLNFYLPTQPQPVVSISQVPALSYAWIYANQSSKLSRPHRIIGTVKEHQLIQVLP from the coding sequence ATGTTATATAAACTACACTTCTTACAGCATATTTGGCGACAAATCCGCCTAGTCGCATCATTACCATATTTTAGTTTGTTAGTTTGGATACTGCCCTTATTACTATTTACTTCTGGACATAATAGCCTGATGGCACATGATGAAGGGCTTTACGCATCACGTGCCCGTCTGATGTTTGATTCTGGTAATTGGATAGCTCCTTGGGAAACAGCACATCATAAAACTCCTGGCCCTTATTGGTTAATTGCCAGTTTTTACAAGCTGTTTGGTATCAGTGATACTAGTGCGCGTCTTCCTAGTATGATTGCTGGCATTTTTAGCTTGTGGCTTGTGTATGAAATTGGCAAAATTATGATAGGCAAAAAATTAGGTTGGCTAGCTGCTGCAATTTTAAGTGTAGAATTTCTCTGGCTGCAATACTCTCGCTTAAGTACACCTGATGTACCGATGGTTCTCTTGGTGCTTTTAGCTATTTTGTCTTTAATCAAAACGGAATTGCATCCCAAATATCGCTACTGGTGGAGTTTTCTAGCTGGTTTAAGTTTAGGTTTAGGCTTCTTAGTTAGAAGCTTTATGATTTTTTTGCCAATTATAGCTTTATTACCTTATTTAATTTGGGAACATCGCCGTCATCGTCATCTTACTAACCCAATTTTATATTTAGGTTTTTTCGTAAGTTTAATACCAACCTGTGTTTGGCTGTGGTTAAGCTCACTGCACTACGGAAATAATAGTTTTGAAGAGTTACTCAAGTTTGTTGTACAACTAGGTTCTGAAGAGCGGGAGTCTAATGGGCTACTATTCTATGTCTGGAATATTCCTGTAAAAGCATTTCCTTGGGCTGTTTTCGGACTTTTAGGTTTATTTTTAACTCTCCGTCGTCCCATTCCTCGTTACCAGTTAATATTAGTTGGCTTTCCACTTGTTTTATTTGTAGAAATTAGTATTTTTAGCACTCGTTTATCTCACTATAGTCTTTGCCTTTATCCGTTCATCGCTTTGTTTGCATCTGTGGGTTTAAACTGGCTAGGCAATATTTACCAGACAGGAATTCCCCCACAATTCCCTCTTCAAAAAAGNNNNAAAAAGATATTGAACCTTTTTACAATAAATAATCTTCCCCGAAACCTCAGTTATGCCTTGGGTGGATTAGGTATTTTACTTGTTATGGCGAGTATTGGCATTTTTAATTGGGGTAGTTCTGATATCCGCAAGTATGCAAGTATTGGTTTGGCTATGGGCTTGGGTTGGTTAATTTTACCTGTGGTGTGGATTGCTCGTTACCAATTTAACAAAAAGTTTCTCACAGCGCGTTATTGGATTGCAGGTTGGTTAATTCCCTGTTGGCTGGCTTTGGCGGCTATAGGTAGCATCGGTCTGTTAAGTGACTATAACCCTGGGTTAAAAACTTTTTTACAACAAAGTGCGATCGCTTCAATTCTCCAATCTCATCCTACGTACTATGTGGAAATAGATGCTAAAACCAAAGTATTGCTTAATTTCTATCTTCCTACTCAGCCTCAACCAGTAGTCTCTATTTCGCAAGTACCAGCTTTGAGCTATGCTTGGATCTATGCTAACCAGTCTTCTAAATTATCTCGACCTCACCGTATTATCGGTACAGTCAAAGAGCATCAGTTGATTCAAGTTCTTCCCTAA
- a CDS encoding class I SAM-dependent methyltransferase, which produces MQLRPNQRLKLDDTDDKLFYAYPRFVTHVDEGFIQQLTDLYRDRLKPILRLRSVQDTRIFDMMSSWVSHLPEEMQFDHVEGHGLNAEELARNPRLNHYFVQNLNENPQLPLPDENFDAVLNCVSVQYMQYPEAVFSEIYRILKPGGVAIISFSNRMFFEKAIQAWREASEAQRVELVKAYFASVPGFTAAEVIAHKSTLPNILQWLGAVGGDPFYAVIAYRS; this is translated from the coding sequence ATGCAGTTAAGACCGAATCAGCGCCTGAAATTAGATGACACAGACGATAAACTGTTTTACGCCTATCCTCGCTTCGTCACCCATGTTGATGAAGGATTTATTCAACAGCTAACGGATTTATACCGCGATCGCCTCAAACCCATACTTCGGCTACGCTCAGTACAAGACACCCGCATTTTTGATATGATGAGCAGTTGGGTGTCTCATCTACCAGAAGAAATGCAGTTTGACCATGTGGAAGGACACGGACTCAACGCTGAGGAATTAGCACGAAATCCCCGGTTAAATCATTACTTTGTGCAAAATCTTAACGAAAATCCGCAGTTACCTTTACCAGATGAAAATTTTGATGCTGTTCTCAATTGCGTATCTGTGCAATATATGCAATACCCAGAAGCAGTATTTTCTGAAATTTACCGCATCCTAAAACCTGGTGGTGTTGCAATTATCAGCTTTTCTAACCGGATGTTTTTTGAAAAGGCGATTCAAGCTTGGCGAGAGGCTTCAGAAGCACAGCGAGTAGAATTAGTCAAAGCTTATTTTGCGTCAGTTCCAGGATTTACAGCCGCAGAAGTTATAGCTCATAAATCAACATTACCGAATATCTTACAGTGGTTGGGTGCAGTTGGAGGAGATCCGTTTTATGCTGTCATAGCTTACCGTAGTTAA
- a CDS encoding EVE domain-containing protein: MNYWLMKSEPEAYSIVDLQQQKETIWDGVRNYQARNFLRQMDEGDLAFFYHSGTNPPGIAGLMRVVKKDIADPTQFEPESKYYDPKSSYESPRWQTVVVEFVETFSNPILLSILKEKFSAEELMLVRQGNRLSVMPVPEAVALKILAMKNS; the protein is encoded by the coding sequence ATGAATTATTGGTTAATGAAATCAGAACCAGAAGCCTATAGCATTGTTGATCTTCAACAGCAGAAAGAGACTATCTGGGATGGCGTTCGCAATTATCAAGCTCGCAACTTTTTGCGCCAAATGGATGAAGGAGACTTAGCTTTTTTCTATCACTCCGGCACTAATCCTCCCGGTATAGCTGGGTTAATGCGTGTAGTGAAAAAAGATATTGCTGACCCAACCCAGTTTGAGCCAGAAAGTAAATACTACGACCCCAAGTCAAGTTATGAATCGCCTCGGTGGCAAACAGTTGTAGTGGAATTTGTTGAGACTTTTTCTAACCCTATCTTGTTATCAATACTCAAAGAGAAGTTTAGCGCCGAAGAGTTAATGTTGGTGAGACAAGGAAATCGATTATCAGTGATGCCCGTACCTGAAGCAGTCGCTTTGAAGATTCTGGCGATGAAAAACTCCTAG
- a CDS encoding M90 family metallopeptidase yields the protein MIKIIIVFLIIGLILTGILINPMLVKRRRNRLKHRSFPPLWNAIIENNLPIYLCLSPDELRRLQGHIQVFLAEKQFIGCRGLQVTEEMKLTLAAVACLLILNERGQYFPRLRSILVYPNAYFVQETNSVGKYVVEERRVARLGESWTNDQVVVSWEQVKQDINNWRDGRNVVLHEFAHQLDQEDGKAEGVPILQNNSDYAIWAKVMTEEYQQLCNDVLQGAKTVMDSYGATNPAEFFAVATETFFEKPRQLLSKHPALYEQLQRYYQLDPVQWV from the coding sequence ATGATTAAAATAATAATTGTCTTTCTCATCATTGGGCTAATTCTCACAGGGATTTTAATCAATCCCATGCTAGTAAAAAGGCGAAGAAACCGTCTCAAACATCGTTCTTTTCCTCCACTGTGGAATGCTATTATTGAAAATAATCTTCCTATTTATCTGTGTCTCTCTCCCGATGAACTCAGACGACTTCAGGGACATATTCAAGTATTTTTAGCAGAAAAGCAATTTATTGGCTGTAGAGGGTTACAGGTGACAGAGGAAATGAAACTGACTCTTGCTGCTGTTGCTTGTTTACTTATATTAAATGAACGTGGACAGTACTTCCCCAGACTTCGTTCAATTCTGGTGTATCCTAACGCTTATTTTGTTCAAGAAACAAATTCCGTCGGAAAATATGTTGTTGAGGAAAGGCGTGTGGCAAGACTGGGTGAATCGTGGACAAATGACCAAGTAGTAGTGTCTTGGGAACAGGTAAAACAAGACATTAATAACTGGAGAGATGGACGTAATGTTGTGCTTCATGAATTCGCCCATCAGTTAGATCAAGAAGATGGTAAAGCTGAAGGAGTTCCGATACTGCAAAACAACTCAGACTATGCTATTTGGGCGAAGGTGATGACAGAAGAATATCAGCAACTTTGTAATGATGTTCTACAAGGTGCAAAGACGGTAATGGATAGCTATGGTGCAACAAATCCCGCAGAATTTTTCGCCGTAGCGACTGAGACATTCTTTGAAAAACCGCGCCAATTGTTGTCCAAGCATCCGGCACTTTATGAGCAACTGCAACGTTACTATCAATTAGATCCCGTGCAATGGGTGTGA
- a CDS encoding Hsp70 family protein — protein sequence MEILETIGFDLGHGETAVAKAIVESIEPPQMLEINNKKNQITALGWHPKLGYLVGEQALIQAGVTQLTISFKQKPNNDPKYRETISTFVATYYRLLKETKQLEGGESSYFYIGCPSGWTVSDRTEYQKLLQEAGIPQLNVVPESRAAFMQAKEAGKLEYDKLLASVLIVDIGSSTTDFTLVKSLEEIPIDFGSNTLGASLIDKAIFARTLANHEQKALLEKVFQEYPHHQARCELACRKAKEDYFSNEQLYSDPESFARGFESINEQIYFIPQVNKLMMEEILNQPLPELENHSWIKSFRNSLKEAKEKLEKLEIVPKLVLMTGGASRMKFTHVFCQEMFPEPETLLRPDPEPERCIAMGLARVGRWDLRAAAFKQEVNKLFTSNQLKGLIERHIPELIESLTKPLADGLIVNAVKPALKDWQKNKIRTLADLETALIGRAEQWLKSERAVQIINHQCAAWFSNKIQPDLAAQTDPICRKFQIPRSSLRFEDSINPTFVNPELQIGDAILAETVAFIVNVVIGGGAVASIITLILTGHLTWPIALVYGASLMAAGMELNRKSVQEVIKTNVDVPSWMRSNFLSDKKIEDMCEQIKPELEKVLQEQLTANQEAFDKLIVKVEQGLQNSLSSKVQSCIILIQ from the coding sequence ATGGAAATTTTAGAAACAATCGGTTTTGATTTGGGACACGGTGAAACGGCTGTAGCTAAAGCGATCGTGGAAAGCATCGAACCCCCCCAGATGTTGGAGATTAATAACAAGAAGAACCAAATTACAGCTCTTGGCTGGCATCCCAAACTCGGTTATCTTGTCGGCGAACAAGCATTAATTCAAGCTGGCGTTACTCAACTGACAATCTCTTTCAAACAAAAACCCAACAACGATCCCAAATATCGAGAAACAATTAGCACTTTTGTGGCAACCTACTACCGCCTTTTGAAAGAAACTAAACAACTTGAAGGTGGGGAAAGTAGCTATTTTTACATTGGTTGCCCTTCAGGATGGACAGTTAGCGATCGCACCGAATACCAAAAGCTACTTCAAGAAGCTGGTATTCCCCAACTCAATGTTGTACCTGAATCGCGGGCTGCTTTCATGCAAGCCAAGGAAGCCGGGAAGTTGGAGTATGACAAACTTCTGGCATCGGTGCTAATTGTCGATATTGGTTCTTCAACCACAGATTTTACTCTGGTTAAAAGCTTAGAAGAAATCCCAATAGATTTCGGGAGTAATACTTTAGGTGCATCCTTGATTGACAAAGCTATTTTTGCCCGGACTCTCGCCAACCACGAACAAAAAGCATTACTGGAAAAAGTATTTCAGGAATATCCCCATCACCAAGCTCGTTGTGAACTTGCTTGCCGCAAAGCTAAAGAAGATTACTTTTCTAATGAACAGTTATACAGCGATCCTGAATCCTTTGCGCGTGGGTTCGAGTCAATCAACGAACAGATTTATTTTATTCCCCAAGTAAATAAATTGATGATGGAGGAAATTTTAAATCAACCCTTACCTGAACTGGAAAATCATAGTTGGATTAAATCATTTCGCAACTCTTTAAAGGAGGCGAAAGAAAAGCTAGAAAAACTTGAAATCGTACCGAAACTTGTGCTGATGACTGGCGGTGCATCTCGCATGAAGTTCACGCACGTTTTTTGTCAGGAAATGTTTCCCGAACCAGAAACCCTGCTTCGCCCCGATCCAGAACCGGAACGGTGCATTGCAATGGGTTTAGCACGAGTAGGAAGATGGGATCTGCGTGCTGCTGCTTTTAAGCAAGAAGTGAACAAACTATTTACCTCGAACCAGCTGAAAGGTTTGATTGAAAGGCATATTCCAGAGTTAATCGAATCACTAACTAAGCCTTTGGCGGATGGCTTGATTGTCAATGCAGTTAAACCAGCTTTAAAAGATTGGCAAAAAAACAAAATACGGACTTTAGCCGATTTGGAAACAGCTTTGATTGGTCGGGCAGAACAGTGGCTCAAAAGCGAACGCGCCGTGCAGATAATTAATCATCAATGCGCTGCTTGGTTTAGCAATAAAATCCAACCAGATTTAGCCGCACAAACCGATCCAATCTGTCGAAAGTTTCAGATACCTAGAAGCAGCTTAAGATTCGAGGATAGTATTAACCCAACTTTTGTTAACCCAGAATTACAAATTGGAGATGCTATTCTGGCTGAGACAGTAGCATTTATTGTCAATGTCGTAATTGGTGGAGGCGCAGTGGCTAGCATCATCACTCTCATCCTAACTGGGCATTTAACCTGGCCAATTGCACTAGTATATGGGGCTTCGTTGATGGCAGCAGGAATGGAGCTAAATCGTAAGAGTGTTCAAGAAGTAATTAAGACAAATGTCGATGTCCCTAGTTGGATGCGTTCTAATTTTTTGAGCGACAAAAAAATTGAGGATATGTGTGAGCAAATAAAGCCTGAGTTAGAGAAAGTTCTTCAAGAACAACTAACAGCAAATCAAGAAGCTTTTGATAAACTGATTGTCAAAGTTGAGCAAGGACTTCAAAACAGCCTTTCCAGCAAGGTTCAATCTTGCATAATTCTGATTCAATAG